A single region of the Chrysoperla carnea chromosome 5, inChrCarn1.1, whole genome shotgun sequence genome encodes:
- the LOC123300682 gene encoding protein FRA10AC1: MTSIKVQFRSLNAYDLHKRLINDYVLSKPGASRLLKRDTTRDKRDIDVIRENHRFLWEDDNAPNTWEEQLARKYYDKLFKEYCISDLSRYKENMIAMRWRTEPEVITGKGQFSCGNKRCEEKEGLRTWEVNFGYIEQGEKKNALVKLRLCPECSIKLNYRSRKREIKRLKVHKKKKHSSKEEEGIKEVEETNANDSTITREEINEPSSSTTLPDDENIWTRPREEEIEKSRGDEFAEFLEELLL, translated from the exons ATGACATCGATAAAAGTACAATTTCGGTCATTAAATGCTTACGATTTACACAAACGTTTAATTAACGATTATGTATTAAGTAAACCAGGTGCTTCAAGATTACTAAAACGAGATACAACTCGCGATAAACGTGATATTGATGTTATTCGTGAAAATCATCGATTCCTGTGGGAAGATGATAATGCACCTAATACGTGGGAAGAACAACTGGCACGAAAATATTATGACAAATTATTCAAAGAATATTGCATATCCGATTTATCACGGTACAAGGAAAATATGATTGCAATGCGATGGCGTACCGAACCAGAAGTGATCACTGGGAAAGGACAATTTAGTTGTGGCAATAAACGATGTGAAGAAAAAGAAGGATTGCGTACATGGGAAGTAAATTTCGGTTACATTGAACAGGGTGAAAAAAAGAATGCACTCGTTAAATTaa GATTATGCCCGGaatgttcaataaaattaaattatcgttcCAGAAAACGTGAAATCAAACGGTTGAAGGTTCATAAAAAGAAAAAGCATTCATCGAAAGAGGAAGAAGGTATAAAAGAAGTTGAAGAAACGAATGCAAATGATTCGACAATAACTCGAGAAGAAATTAATGAACCAAGTAGTTCGACGACTTTGCCGGACGATGAAAATATTTGGACCAGACCAAGAGaggaagaaattgaaaaatccaGAGGAGATGAATTTGCAGAATTCTTAGAAGAATTATTACTGTAA
- the LOC123299942 gene encoding cytosolic purine 5'-nucleotidase isoform X2, with product MENQGDICDMDGKIERETANADSTATINFSDLQIRPSQPTLEPQQSHQKYYRKVEHRIFVNRSLHLENIKYYGFDMDYTLAEYKSPEYEKLGFDLVKTRLVSLGYPKEILEFEYDSSFPIRGLWFDTLYGNLLKVDSYGNILVCVHGFEFLKQSQVYELYPNKFLQLDESRVYVLNTLFNLPETYLLACLIDYFTNSRQYTASVNGIKVGELFMSYQSIFQDIRGAVDWVHIQGDFKEKTIQNIERYVKKDERLPMFLNRIRESGAKIFLLTNSDYKYTDAIMSYLFDFPHGARADEPHRNWKTYFDIIVVDARKPLFFGAGTIFRLVDTETGELKIGTHTGPLKGNEVYSGGSCDVFTDFIGAKGKDVLYVGDHIFGDILKSKKIRGWRTFLIVPELVQELHVWTDKCQLFTELQELDIKLGEMYKNLDSSTKEKPDISKLRSSIRDVTHKMDLSYGMLGSLFRSGSRQTFFSAQVVRYADLYAATFMNLIYYPFSYMFRAPAMLMPHESTVAHEQRYVADTPILNRARTVSNSGMPKELIQEVEEEDTSVKISKLTRANSTIPHVRAETPRTVTHHHDDDYDEDDSDGSKESVKNEQKLKSTSDGVENK from the exons aatttttgtGAATCGTAGTttacatttagaaaatattaaatactatgGCTTCGATATGGATTATACATTGGCTGAATACAAGTCACCAGAATATGAAAAATTGGGCTTTGATTTAGTGAAAACACGTTTAGTCTCTTTAGGATATCCAaaagaaattttagaatttgaataTGATAGTTCTTTTCCAATACGTGGTCTTTGGTTTGATACTTTGTatggtaatttattaaaagtggACTCATACGGCAATATTTTAGTTTGTGTACatggatttgaatttttaaagca atcgcaagtatatgaattatatccaaataaatttttacagttagACGAATCACGTGTATACGTATTAAACACCCTATTCAACTTACCCGAAACGTATTTATTAGCATGTCTAATCGATTATTTCACAAATTCACGACAGTATACCGCCTCAGTGAATGGTATCAAAGTTGGAGAACTCTTTATGAGCTATCAATCAATCTTTCAAGATATACGTGGCGCTGTCGATTGGGTGCATATACAGGGTGACTTTAAAGagaaaacaatacaaaatattgaacGTTATGTAAAGAAAGATGAACGTTTACCAATGTTCTTAAATCGTATACGTGAGAGtggtgcaaaaatatttttattgacgaATAGTGATTATAAATATACGGATGCAATTATGTCATATTTGTTCGATTTTCCACATGGTGCACGCGCAGATGAACCTCACCGTAATtggaaaacatattttgatataattgtcGTGGATGCACGCAAACCTTTGTTCTTTGGTGCTGGTACAATCTTTCGACTGGTGGATACTGAAACAGGAGAATTGAAAATTGGTACACATACAGGACCATTAAAAGGGAATGAAGTTTATTCTGGAG GTTCGTGTGATGTATTTACTGACTTTATTGGTGCAAAAGGTAAAGATGTTTTATACGTTGGTGATCATATTTTCGgtgatatattaaaaagtaaaaaaattcgtgGATGGCgaacatttttaattgtacCAGAATTAGTACAAGAATTACATGTATGGACTGACAAATGTCAATTATTCACAGAGTTGCAGGAATTGGATATAAAACTTGGTGAAATGTACAA AAATTTAGACAGTAGTACAAAAGAAAAGcccgatatttcaaaattacgtAGTTCAATAAGGGATGTTACACATAAAATGGATTTGTCATATGGTATGTTAGGAAGTTTATTCAGATCTGGATCCAGGCAAACATTTTTCTCCGCTCAG GTGGTACGTTATGCCGATTTATACGCAGCtacatttatgaatttaatttactaTCCATTCTCATACATGTTCCGTGCACCTGCCATGTTAATGCCACACGAAAGTACCGTAGCTCACGAACAACGCTATGTAGCCGATACACCAATCCTAAATCGGGCACGTACCGTATCAAATAGTGGTATGCCAAAGGAACTTATTCAAGAAGTCGAAGAAGAAGATACAAGTGTAAAGATAAGTAAA ttaaCACGTGCAAATAGCACAATTCCACATGTGCGAGCGGAAACCCCAAGAACAGTTACCCATCACCATGATGACGATTACGATGAAGATGATAGCGATGGCAGCAaagaaagtgtaaaaaatgaacAGAAATTAAAATCGACTAGTGACGGcgtcgaaaataaataa
- the LOC123299942 gene encoding cytosolic purine 5'-nucleotidase isoform X3, with amino-acid sequence MNGFHYDIAKNSDYHNFSDELPNPVNQIFVNRSLHLENIKYYGFDMDYTLAEYKSPEYEKLGFDLVKTRLVSLGYPKEILEFEYDSSFPIRGLWFDTLYGNLLKVDSYGNILVCVHGFEFLKQSQVYELYPNKFLQLDESRVYVLNTLFNLPETYLLACLIDYFTNSRQYTASVNGIKVGELFMSYQSIFQDIRGAVDWVHIQGDFKEKTIQNIERYVKKDERLPMFLNRIRESGAKIFLLTNSDYKYTDAIMSYLFDFPHGARADEPHRNWKTYFDIIVVDARKPLFFGAGTIFRLVDTETGELKIGTHTGPLKGNEVYSGGSCDVFTDFIGAKGKDVLYVGDHIFGDILKSKKIRGWRTFLIVPELVQELHVWTDKCQLFTELQELDIKLGEMYKNLDSSTKEKPDISKLRSSIRDVTHKMDLSYGMLGSLFRSGSRQTFFSAQVVRYADLYAATFMNLIYYPFSYMFRAPAMLMPHESTVAHEQRYVADTPILNRARTVSNSGMPKELIQEVEEEDTSVKISKLTRANSTIPHVRAETPRTVTHHHDDDYDEDDSDGSKESVKNEQKLKSTSDGVENK; translated from the exons aatttttgtGAATCGTAGTttacatttagaaaatattaaatactatgGCTTCGATATGGATTATACATTGGCTGAATACAAGTCACCAGAATATGAAAAATTGGGCTTTGATTTAGTGAAAACACGTTTAGTCTCTTTAGGATATCCAaaagaaattttagaatttgaataTGATAGTTCTTTTCCAATACGTGGTCTTTGGTTTGATACTTTGTatggtaatttattaaaagtggACTCATACGGCAATATTTTAGTTTGTGTACatggatttgaatttttaaagca atcgcaagtatatgaattatatccaaataaatttttacagttagACGAATCACGTGTATACGTATTAAACACCCTATTCAACTTACCCGAAACGTATTTATTAGCATGTCTAATCGATTATTTCACAAATTCACGACAGTATACCGCCTCAGTGAATGGTATCAAAGTTGGAGAACTCTTTATGAGCTATCAATCAATCTTTCAAGATATACGTGGCGCTGTCGATTGGGTGCATATACAGGGTGACTTTAAAGagaaaacaatacaaaatattgaacGTTATGTAAAGAAAGATGAACGTTTACCAATGTTCTTAAATCGTATACGTGAGAGtggtgcaaaaatatttttattgacgaATAGTGATTATAAATATACGGATGCAATTATGTCATATTTGTTCGATTTTCCACATGGTGCACGCGCAGATGAACCTCACCGTAATtggaaaacatattttgatataattgtcGTGGATGCACGCAAACCTTTGTTCTTTGGTGCTGGTACAATCTTTCGACTGGTGGATACTGAAACAGGAGAATTGAAAATTGGTACACATACAGGACCATTAAAAGGGAATGAAGTTTATTCTGGAG GTTCGTGTGATGTATTTACTGACTTTATTGGTGCAAAAGGTAAAGATGTTTTATACGTTGGTGATCATATTTTCGgtgatatattaaaaagtaaaaaaattcgtgGATGGCgaacatttttaattgtacCAGAATTAGTACAAGAATTACATGTATGGACTGACAAATGTCAATTATTCACAGAGTTGCAGGAATTGGATATAAAACTTGGTGAAATGTACAA AAATTTAGACAGTAGTACAAAAGAAAAGcccgatatttcaaaattacgtAGTTCAATAAGGGATGTTACACATAAAATGGATTTGTCATATGGTATGTTAGGAAGTTTATTCAGATCTGGATCCAGGCAAACATTTTTCTCCGCTCAG GTGGTACGTTATGCCGATTTATACGCAGCtacatttatgaatttaatttactaTCCATTCTCATACATGTTCCGTGCACCTGCCATGTTAATGCCACACGAAAGTACCGTAGCTCACGAACAACGCTATGTAGCCGATACACCAATCCTAAATCGGGCACGTACCGTATCAAATAGTGGTATGCCAAAGGAACTTATTCAAGAAGTCGAAGAAGAAGATACAAGTGTAAAGATAAGTAAA ttaaCACGTGCAAATAGCACAATTCCACATGTGCGAGCGGAAACCCCAAGAACAGTTACCCATCACCATGATGACGATTACGATGAAGATGATAGCGATGGCAGCAaagaaagtgtaaaaaatgaacAGAAATTAAAATCGACTAGTGACGGcgtcgaaaataaataa